The Salvia miltiorrhiza cultivar Shanhuang (shh) chromosome 1, IMPLAD_Smil_shh, whole genome shotgun sequence genome has a window encoding:
- the LOC131018694 gene encoding mitogen-activated protein kinase kinase kinase 1-like — protein MLNSKQKRQQHHLLHRPRLDRRNAIKNIDYYAGDGGGGSGFTSPSSSSNSFSDDHSVHKTRSLDLLPLSDRTSFRMEGIEGEADQIFRYLGLNADDLSIPVAAWEARKSLSPKSEVRSARTGDRGHSTDGFGGRVRVGDGEVEDTVGVNLDDVQVGVDVVSENEVRSKLVGSGGQGVKGIRPSKSAPSAAIRRSVDDTVADRVKYGNCEAENGTELVLDYDEVRADETSENRVCLGIRGCRPPTLAPPPVVMRSVVDHTSSTWDIFRGFGPQDNQETESPGDVISHPIHRVEESEEVGRRDINIRQEVSEDAGEKERGIGLESCSDSSNDERGGSSIGLIGENSYTMSPSGSFRFTSWQKGDFLGSGSFGTVYEGFTDDGLFFAVKEVSLLDQGSQGQQSIFQLEQEISLLKQFQHENIVRYLGTDKDDGKLYIFLELVTKGSLAKLYNKYQLWDSQVSSYTRQILSGLNYLHSRDVVHRDIKCANILVDVSGSVKLADFGLAKASKLNDIKSCKGTPYWMAPEVVNRRNHGYGRAADIWSLGCTVLEMLTGQIPYSHLEGMQALFRIGRGELPPIPNTLSRDAQDFILKCLQVNPDNRPTAAQLLDHPFVKKSPSSFPSPASPHYAMRS, from the exons ATGTTGAACTCCAAGCAGAAAAGGCAGCAGCACCACCTCCTGCATCGGCCGCGGCTTGATCGCCGCAACGCCATCAAGAACATCGACTACTAcgccggcgacggcggcggcgggagcggcttcacttctccgtcttCCTCCTCCAACTCCTTCTCCGATGATCACTCCGTGCACAAGACGCGCTCGCTCGATCTGCTGCCGCTCTCGGATCGCACCAGCTTTCGGATGGAAGGAATCGAGGGGGAGGCCGATCAGATTTTCCGCTACCTCGGTCTCAACGCTGATGATTTGTCGATTCCGGTGGCCGCGTGGGAGGCGAGGAAGAGTTTGTCCCCTAAGAGCGAGGTTAGGTCTGCAAGGACCGGCGATCGAGGTCATTCGACCGACGGTTTTGGTGGTAGGGTTAGGGTTGGTGATGGTGAAGTGGAAGATACAGTCGGCGTGAATTTGGATGATGTTCAAGTCGGCGTTGATGTAGTTAGTGAAAATGAAGTCAGAAGTAAGCTGGTTGGTAGCGGTGGACAGGGAGTCAAGGGAATTAGGCCGTCGAAATCAGCGCCTTCAGCTGCAATCAGAAGGTCAGTGGATGATACTGTTGCAGATAGGGTGAAGTATGGTAATTGTGAAGCGGAGAATGGGACTGAGCTAGTTCTGGATTATGATGAAGTTAGGGCAGATGAAACGAGTGAAAACCGAGTATGTTTAGGGATTAGAGGCTGCAGACCACCAACTCTGGCTCCTCCTCCAGTGGTGATGCGATCGGTTGTGGACCATACGAGCTCCACTTGGGACATATTTAGAGGTTTTGGCCCTCAAGATAATCAGGAAACAGAATCACCGGGAGATGTGATTAGCCATCCGATTCATAGAGTTGAAGAAAGCGAGGAAGTTGGAAGGAGAGATATAAACATTAGGCAAGAAGTGAGCGAGGACGCTGGAGAAAAGGAAAGGGGAATTGGCTTGGAGTCATGTTCAGATTCTTCAAATGATGAAAGAGGTGGCAGTTCCATCGGCTTGATTGGCGAGAACAGTTACACTATGTCGCCAAGTGGTTCATTTAGGTTTACATCCTGGCAAAAGGGCGATTTCCTTGGTAGTGGATCATTTGGAACTGTGTACGAGGGGTTTACTGA CGATGGGCTCTTTTTTGCTGTGAAGGAGGTATCTTTACTGGACCAAGGAAGCCAGGGTCAGCAAAGCATTTTCCAGCTTGAACAG GAGATATCTCTTCTGAAGCAGTTTCAACATGAGAATATTGTTCGCTACTTGGGCACTGACAAG gatGATGGAAAACTATATATTTTCCTTGAGCTTGTAACAAAGGGCTCCCTTGCAAAACTCTACAACAAATATCAGCTTTGGGACTCTCAAGTCTCGTCATACACAAGGCAGATTCTAAGTGGGCTGAATTATCTTCACAGCCGAGATGTCGTTCACAG GGATATCAAATGTGCCAATATATTGGTGGATGTAAGTGGTTCTGTGAAACTGGCAGATTTTGGATTGGCAAAG GCATCGAAACTAAATGACATCAAATCTTGTAAAGGAACACCCTACTGGATGGCCCCAGAG GTTGTGAACCGAAGGAACCATGGATATGGGCGTGCTGCTGATATATGGAGCCTTGGCTGCACGGTGTTGGAAATGTTAACTGGTCAAATTCCTTACTCTCACTTGGAAGGG ATGCAAGCATTGTTCAGGATCGGTAGGGGTGAACTTCCTCCTATTCCTAACACCTTATCAAGAGATGCTCAGGATTTTATCCTCAAATGCTTGCAAGTTAACCCAGATAATCGCCCAACTGCTGCTCAACTTCTAGACCATCCATTTGTAAAGAAGTCACCTTCATCGTTCCCAAGTCCTGCATCTCCACATTATGCCATGAGGTCGTAG